In the Sphingobacterium sp. PCS056 genome, TGGACAGCAGATTTAACTTAATTCACATCAAGTCAATCAGATCTATTATTCTTCAAACGATAATATACCAGTCAGCATAAATAAAATTAAATACTGACTGGTATAAGTTTGTGATTAATCTTCGTGGTCTTCTCCCACTAGTGAAAACTTGATTGACTTTTGAGGATAATCATCAAAACTTTTTCTACTGGAATTACCAATTATTTTTTTTAGACTAACTTTATCTCCTAATCTAAACTGATCTTCTACCAATTGATAGTCCAATAAATATGGTCCACAATAGTAATTACCTTTTTCGTCTTGCTCGATTATTCCTTGATATAGCCCTTTTTTTGTTTCTCTTGGCATGTTATTATATTTATGGGACAAAGATACAAAGACTAAAACAATTTAGACAATTAACGTAAAAGATAATGATAAAAGAGATAACTGGATCGTAAAACCAAAGTATTAGCGGGATGTGCTCTATTATGAACTTCACGCTCCAGGTGTACGAACCCATCCATTAGTATACAGATCATCAACGCATGAAGCTTAATCAACATGAAGCTGCCTCCAATTGCTTTTAAGAAAGGGATGCTTCCCTATATTTTTTTAGACTAATACCATGATGACGCTTAAAGAACTTATTGATATGACTTTCATCAGCAAATCCAAATTCATCTGCGATTTCATGCACTCTTTTATCACTAAACCGCAATCGATGTTCGATCAAGCGAATCCGATAGGAAGAGATATACTGCTGTATAGACTCGTTGCATTCTTTGCGGAAATAGCTGCTTAGATAGGTTGGCGAAAATCCAAATTTCGCAGCAATTACAGCGATGGTAAGGAGCTCGGGCTGTCGTATGTATGCTTGGATATAATCTAATATCTGTAGCGTACGCCTATCCGCATTAGGAGTAAGTTGCTGAGGTTTATTGATGGCTATATTTCGCGCTGCGATAACGATAATAGCATTGACCAGATGTCTGGTCAAATCTTCATTGTAAAGGGATTGATGACTGCATGCCTGTTGTAAACTCTGAATCAACGAATTGACCATATGTTTATCATCATTATTGACTAAAATAGAACCTGATAAATGAGAAGCATAATACAAAAGACATTCGATGTGATCGATGCTTTTCCATTGATATTCTTTTATATAACTTTCTCCAAAACGTACGACCATAAACTCATTATTTCCCTCCAAATCAAACCCATGGCAATCATCTGGTGTAATAAGAAATAAGTCTCCCGGAAAATAGTCAAATTTATTCCCATTGACAATGTGCTTTCCTTTACCAGAAATAACATACACCAGCTCAAAGAAATTAAATTGTCTGTCACGAATCGGACATACCGTTACGTTTTCATAAAAGACTTCAAGGGATTGATAGATATTTTCTTTTGCCATAATGCAAAGATACCCAAATAACACTTAAATATACCTGTTTTCATCCATTTTTTCAGTCTATTTTTGTTGTTCAAGAATAATATATGAAAGCAATTGTATTGGAAAAATTTGGTGGTGTTGAACATCTTATTGAAAAGAATATTGAAAAACCTTACATCAGACCGGATGAGGTGCTGATCCAGGTGAAGGCGATCGGTATCAATCCTGTCGATGTTAAAGTTAGAAGTTATGATGCTCCGCTTGCTGACATGTTATCACAATATGATCCTCTAATTTTAGGTTGGGATATTTCGGGAGTCATTGTTGAAATTGGAAATGCGGTTACCAATTTTCAAATTGGAGATGAAGTTTTTGGTCTGATCAACTTTGTCGGTCATGGCAGAGGGTATGCGGAATATGTAGCGGCTCCCAAAGGGCATCTTGCACGAAAACCGCAACAAATCAGTCATATTGAAGCTGCTGCAACCCCTTTAGCTGCATTGACAGCTTGGCAAGCATTTCATTCCTACGGAAAACTAAGGCCCCATGACCGGGTTCTTATACATGCCGCATCAGGTGGTGTAGGTCATTTTGCTGTACAGATCGCAAAATATCTCCAAGCTTACGTCATCACAACTTCATCGGCATCTAACCGAGATTTTATCATCCAATTGGGAGCAGATGAACATATTGAT is a window encoding:
- a CDS encoding AraC family transcriptional regulator, with the translated sequence MAKENIYQSLEVFYENVTVCPIRDRQFNFFELVYVISGKGKHIVNGNKFDYFPGDLFLITPDDCHGFDLEGNNEFMVVRFGESYIKEYQWKSIDHIECLLYYASHLSGSILVNNDDKHMVNSLIQSLQQACSHQSLYNEDLTRHLVNAIIVIAARNIAINKPQQLTPNADRRTLQILDYIQAYIRQPELLTIAVIAAKFGFSPTYLSSYFRKECNESIQQYISSYRIRLIEHRLRFSDKRVHEIADEFGFADESHINKFFKRHHGISLKKYREASLS
- a CDS encoding NADP-dependent oxidoreductase, producing the protein MKAIVLEKFGGVEHLIEKNIEKPYIRPDEVLIQVKAIGINPVDVKVRSYDAPLADMLSQYDPLILGWDISGVIVEIGNAVTNFQIGDEVFGLINFVGHGRGYAEYVAAPKGHLARKPQQISHIEAAATPLAALTAWQAFHSYGKLRPHDRVLIHAASGGVGHFAVQIAKYLQAYVITTSSASNRDFIIQLGADEHIDYQKTAFEEVLSDIDFVLESVGGSNFQKSVHVLKPFGSIVTLPSGHSKDDELKAQEKQLHACYFMSVYSSSAEMQKIADLLESGILKPHIAHVFNFDEMAKAHVQIETGRTVGKVVVTL